From the genome of Salvelinus fontinalis isolate EN_2023a chromosome 20, ASM2944872v1, whole genome shotgun sequence, one region includes:
- the LOC129817855 gene encoding zinc finger protein 513-like yields the protein MPRRKQQNPQPVKLDSEDGVLTIGAPGSLTLKADFLLGHDLEFGDPGHDKILGLDDKYSDSVAAEIGFSVYPLGDEEESCAFSRLSMESDADEPCTATESCRDQEGDPTSQPDLEPPFPPYLSCRGCGLDLVGPYCHRCCKGGGGGGEFSGAFGGFRSGSRSQADDSEEGGDVTDDNSIMGDDGPNSKLHSCQLCGFSSRYANHVKRHMKTHNGEKPYRCPLCTYASAQLVNLQRHLRIHTGEKPYRCDRCSFACSSLGNLKRHQRMHVAGQPGQGAGQEAVRPDPSAVGPPAVGPPPIGPPASGHGLKRKEEPSASAEEVMRSDLNLHNRDYLPRYSRQRLPPPLEQQPPRLIEGPGLGARVGAGTLGRCMTGTRPGVRAVVGVKSEDTHRDSLLPLLFPFTCRLCGIPLEDEDGSTAQICAKCTLDMLTKESSGPNSPGERGDKVYTCSACPFLTHYPNHLARHMKTHSGEKPYKCPQCDYASAHFDNLKRHHRVHTGEKPYKCHLCDYACGNLANLKRHQRVHSGAKPFQCAVCSYSCNQSMNLKRHMLRHTGEKPYKCQQCGYTTGHWDNYKRHQKKHGLATDGWVKVQMSGAAHEEDEGEEEEEERVAGQPQRKEEETVMQYMSR from the exons ACTCTGTAGCGGCTGAGATCGGCTTCTCTGTGTACCCTCTGGGGGATGAGGAAGAGAGTTGTGCCTTCAGCCGTCTCAGTATGGAGAGTGACGCAGATGAGCCCTGCACCGCCACCGAGAGCTGCAGGGACCAGGAGGGTGATCCAACCTCCCAGCCCGACCTCGAGCCCCCCTTCCCCCCCTACCTGTCCTGCCGGGGCTGTGGCCTGGATCTGGTGGGACCCTACTGCCACCGTTGCtgcaaaggaggaggaggaggaggggaattcAGCGGCGCGTTCGGTGGCTTTCGCTCCGGTTCGCGGTCACAAGCGGACGACAGCGAGGAAGGAGGGGACGTAACGGACGACAACTCCATAATGGGGGACGACGGTCCCAACTCCAAGCTCCACTCCTGCCAGTTGTGTGGGTTCTCCTCACGCTATGCCAATCACGTCAAGAGGCACATGAAGACTCACAACGGGGAGAAGCCGTACCGCTGTCCCCTGTGTACCTACGCCTCAGCCCAGCTGGTCAACCTGCAGAGACACCTGAGGATTCACACTGGGGAGAAACCATACAGGTGTGACCGCTGCTCCTTCGCCTGCAGTTCCCTGGGCAACCTGAAGAGGCATCAGAGGATGCATGTGGCTGGACAGCCGGGACAGGGGGCGGGACAGGAAGCAGTCAGACCTGATCCCTCTGCCGTTGGCCCTCCTGCTGTTGGCCCTCCTCCTATTGGTCCTCCTGCTAGTGGGCATGGTCTTAAGAGAAAGGAGGAGCCCAGTGCTTCAGCTGAAG AAGTGATGAGGTCTGATCTAAACCTCCACAACAGAGACTACCTGCCACGCTACAGCAGACAAAGGTTACCACCACCACTGGAGCAACAGCCCCCAAGACTTATTGAGGGGCCTGGACTTGGGGCTAGGGTCGGGGCTGGGACTTTAGGAAGGTGTATGACTGGGACTAGGCCTGGAGTCAGAGCTGTGGTGGGAGTGAAgtcagaggacacacacagagactctctccttcctctgctcTTCCCCTTTACCTGTCGTCTCTGTGGTATCCCCCTGGAGGATGAGGATGGTTCCACTGCGCAGATCTGTGCCAAATGCACCCTGGACATGCTGACCAAGGAGTCATCTGGCCCCAACAGCCCCGGGGAGCGTGGggataaggtctacacctgcagCGCCTGTCCCTTCCTCACCCACTACCCCAACCACCTGGCGCGACACATGAAGACGCACAGCGGAGAGAAGCCGTACAAGTGCCCTCAGTGCGACTACGCCTCCGCCCACTTCGACAACCTGAAACGCCACCACCGCGTGCACACGGGCGAAAAGCCGTACAAGTGCCACCTGTGTGACTACGCCTGTGGGAACCTGGCTAACTTAAAACGCCACCAGCGGGTCCACTCGGGCGCCAAGCCGTTCCAGTGCGCAGTGTGTAGCTACAGCTGTAACCAGAGTATGAATCTGAAGAGACACATGCTGAGACACacgggagagaagccttataagTGCCAGCAATGTGGATACACCACGGGACACTGGGACAACTACAAACGACACCAGAAGAAACATGGCCTCGCCACCGACGGATGGGTCAAAGTTCAGATGTCCGGCGCCGCCCACGAGGAAGATGagggtgaggaagaggaagaagaaaggGTGGCGGGACAGCCGcagaggaaagaggaagagacgGTGATGCAGTATATGTCCAGATAG